In the genome of Massilia sp. W12, the window GACATATACAACAAGCCATCATATTCAGCCGGGTTTTGAAACACGCCTAAGGCCCATTGCCTGGTAACGGCGTAATCAGCGCTGCCTCCCAACCCGGCATGCGCGCCCATGCGCTTGAGCGCTGCGCCGGTCAAATCCGCCAGCCGCAAATTTTCCCCTTCAAATTGAAACAGCCAACGCTGCCGCAACTCCACTGCTGCAATATGAAACAGCCCATCGCAAGGTATCGCATCATGCAACACGGTTTCCGCCAATGCGACATCCAAACTGAGCGCAAAATAACAAGCCGCATACGAGGGTGGCATATCTGGCGCATCAAAGCGATTGCAAGCGTTCGCGCCGAACCAGGGTTCGCCAGTCTCAAAACGGGAAATGCGCAGCAGACGCTGCGCAGGCAGATAGACGGTTTTGTGTTTGTAATTGGCAAACCCGGCTGGCGGCAAGTCCAATTCCAGCGCTGCCATCAATCAAGTCTCAATAAAAGCGCGGGCGGCTTGCAAGACCGCATCCAGCTGCCCTGCGCGCAATGCTTGCAAGGGCGTTTTGCCGGAAAGCGTATGACGCGGCTGCGTAAAAAATTGCCATTGCGAGGCGCCAGGCAAATCCAGCATGACTTTACAGACTTTTTCCAGCTGCCTGCGATTAAAGCTGTGGTCGGTAAAAAAAGCGGGATACCACTGCACCCCATTCGGGCCATCAAGATAAAACATGCGTCCCTCACGCACTGCCTTGCTCACCGCTTGACGGGAAATGCCCAAACGTTGCGTAAAATCCGCCGCAGAGAGCAAGCGCCCGGCCTGGAAATGCTGGGCGCGCAGGCGCAAGCCTTGCTGCTCCATTTCTTCCAGCAGTGCGCGGTTTTGGGATGGGATATCAGGAATGGCTGCGCGCGCCGCGACAGGCTCGGCGGCTGACGCATTTGCAGCGTTGGCGCGCCCGCTTTGTGAGGTGTCATGTGCAAGCCGCATAAGCAGACCTTGAGGCATGAGAAGATGCTCTATCCGCAGCATATCTACAGGCAGCGCATCTTTTTCAATGGCCGCTTTTCTCAAAAGAAAAGGCCCATTTGCCTTTAAACGTTGCGGGTTCAAAGCCACAAAAAGGTCTTCGTCCAATTCCAGCTCAGCTTGCAAATCGGATTGAAATGTTTCCCAGCTTTTTTGCAATTTGCCGCTGGCGACAATGGTTTTACCATCGCCCAGGTCAAACACAAGTGGATTATTCAGCGCAGTCATAGCACACACCTTTCAAGCATCATGCCTGTAGTTAAGCATGCCATGTCAACCATGTCAACCAGCCCGCCTATCAAGCGCCGGACGCCCGCTTTACTGTATGCCGCCATATGCGATAATCAAGCTTCCTGCCTGGATTCGGCCGCCAATCTTGTAAGGAGTCGCCCATGTTCGACCGCACCGCCGAACGCGCCGCCGATGAAGCCGCCGTGCGTATCATGCAAAGCCCGGCCAGCCAGACCACCTTACGCCCCTTGCAGCCCGGCCAAAGCCAGTTCGGCGGCAACGCCGGCCAGGCCTTGGATGCGGGCACGCAAAGCTTTATGCAAGCCCGCTTTGGCGCCGATTTCAGCCAAATCCGCACCCACACTGACGCAGCCGCTGCGCGCCGTTGCGAGGCGCTGGGCGCGCAAGCCTTCACCTGGCGCAATCACATCAGTTTCGGCAAACATCAGCAACCCGGCGTCAACGCACTGACCGCGCATGAATTGGCGCATGCGGTGCAGCAAGGCGGCGGCGGACCGGGCTTGGCGGCGCAAGCGCCTGCGCTGCAATGCAAATTGCAGTTTCGCGAGCTGGATGCGCTATTGCAGGCCATGTTACTAAAAAGAAATCCGCGCCTGAATTTCATCTCGGCATGGGCGCGGCGGCAGGAATTGGCGCAACGTCTCAATCAGTTAAATCCGGGCCTGCAATACGACGCCAGCGGCAATCAACTGCGCTACCAACTTCAACCTGGCGCCAGACTGGATGGTTTTGATCAATTTATGATGGAACAGATTGACCGTGCGGCAGTGACGCCGTTGGTGCTGATCGGGGGGCATCGCCTGTCCATGGTTGACAGCTATCAATTTGGTTTAGTTGACCTGGATGATCTACTGGCCAGCGATGCGCAAGGTCTGCGTTTTGTCCTGCTGCATTTCTTGCGTGAACGCGCCGCGCCATTGCCAGCGCAGGGCGCAGCGGCGGCGGAAGAGTACGCCGCCATTCTCGGCGCCGAACGTTTGCAAAGCATTTACTACAACGACGCACATCATGCTGGCATTCAACAGGAGCTGATGTATTACCGCCAAACCTTGCTTGACCCCAGCCTGGTTGAACTGCCTATCGCACACGGCAGAAATCGCGCCAGGAATCGTTTTTTACGCATACACCGCAGCCAGTCCTTTGGCTACCGGCTGCGTTTTGAAGCACACCAGGTGCGCGACCACGCGGTACGCGGGATACAAAGCAGCATCAGCTTCCCGCGAACATTATCCCGCGCCCGCATTAAGCAAAGCCTGCGCCAGATGCTGGGTGAACATGCGCCAGCCTTGCAGCAGACGCTGCTGCGCGGGGCGCAAGTTCCTTTGCAGGAATATATCCAAGCGCGACAAGCGGCAACAGGATTGGCGCCAATAGAATCCAGGCAAGAACCGAATCCGCAGCCGCTGCCGGATGACATCGGGCATGGCGAAGCTGATTTCCAGCTTCCCTGAAATATCTTCAACCGTGCAAGCGGCCCTCCTGCGCTTATCCGCAGCCTCAATGCACAAGGCCAGCCGGCCCGCTTACGCCTCCGGCGCCCCGCTCGGTGAGGGGAAAGGCTGGTTTGACGGCGCAGGCGGCGGCTGGCGCAGCGCTTCACTGCTCTCCTGGAAAATGCGATAACAGCTATTGAGCAGCGAGACATCCCATTTATTGCCGTCGCGCCGGGCAAAGCCAAGCGGCGCGTAATAGTGGCGCACGCCATGTGGCGCAGCAAAGTCAATTCTGCCATCTGCATTCAAGGGCCAATCCGTGATCCTGGTCTGCCCGACCCGCATCGGAATCATCCAATAATCGCCAGCGCGGCAAGTTCCATTGTTAAAACAAATTTGCAAACCGTCTTCCACGTCCTGCGCTTTGCCATCATCCTCAAATTTCAATACGCCGCCGTTTTCTTCCGCTTTGCTGCCGCGCTGATCCCAGCGGCGCACGCGCGGGCGTTGCGATGGCGCCGGCAGATCAAATTCCAGTCCTGCCGCCATCTCGGCCACCAGCACGCCAGGCTCAACCCGCACCAAGCGCAACATCTGGCCGCCGCTGCCTTCCAATTCCTGATCCGCATCCAGCACTTCAACCCAATCGCCTGCGGCAAAACCCCGGCTGCTGTCAACCTTCAAGGCATACATGCCCGGCCCGGCTGCGGCGGCGCTATCCAGCCCTAAGAGTGCGACACACAAACTGCCATTATCACGCGACCATTTCCAAAACAAAGGCTTGCCTTCCTTATCCACCTGATGAATCTCAATCCGGTACAAATGATTCTCCATGCCGCGATAGGCCGCTTCCGGCGCCAGCAAACACGGGCTGTCATATTGCTCCTGATCCATCAATTTCGGATACAGACCAAGCGGGGTGGCAGCCTGCAATTGTTGCAATGCAATTTGACATGGCGCCGGCAACTCCTGCAAACGCGCCTCGACGATACTCAGATGCTCGCGCGAGCTTTGCACCAAGCGTTCCCAGCTGGCATGGTCGGTGCTGGGCTGGCCCGGGATGTAGAGAGTGAATTGCGGATTGGCCGACAAATGCATTTGCTGCTCAAAATTTTCGGTGCGCCAACGCAAGGCCTGCGCCACTGACTGCAGCGAGCTGCGTTCATCAATATACGCTTGCAAGCTATTGCCATCCATTTCCAGCAAAGCGCTCTTTACCTGCCACACCAGTTTGCTGCGTTGACAGGTGTCGATTCCCGCTAAAGCCGGCTCCCGGATTTGCGCATCATCCAGCGCAGTCACCAGACGTTCGCTGACATCCAGATAGAGAAAGGCGGCGCGCGCACCTTGACTGTCCCATGCCTCACTCAAGCCATCGCCCACAGGCGGGGTATAGTCCGGTTGCTTGAAATAGCTGACATTGCCTGATTCATTTTCCAGCATCAAGCCATGCACATACATACGCCCGGCGGAAATTTGCAGATCAGGCACACTATTGGCCACGCCGCCACTGCTGATGCTGAGCGCAAGCTTAAACCCGGGCGCCGCCTGCGGCGCGCCATACGCCCCGATCAAATCGCGCGCCAGGGTGCGCAAATGGTATTGCTGAATCTGGCTTTGCTCATTGGCGTCAGCATCCAGCATCACCCGTCCCTGTTGCTGCAGCACGCGCGAATAGTGTTTGGCCGGGTCGAAGCTGTCACGGGAAAAATCGGCTTTCATATCAAATCCTCGGTTTTCAGTTCATGTCAATAATGGCGGCCTGCATCCCGGCTGCCGTGTATTCATCCAGCCGTGCTTGCAAATGCGCGCGCCGTTGCGGCTGGTACAGATTGTGAAACACGCCCATTTCCGCACCGCTCTCAGCGCCGGCGGCGATTTCCGCCGCGCTGCGCAATTGCGCATAGCCCGGACGGCCATAGCGACGGCTGACAAATTGCGGGGTCAATTCCAGCAGGCGGCTGTGACGGCGCTGCGCCTGCTGTGCCGCTGACAAATCTGTCTCCGCGTCAATCTGCGCAAACGCCAGATCCGGCTGGCAGGCATAGCGGCGCGGGGTGCGGCAACCGGGTGGAATCCAGCAATAGCGCATGCAGCCGATCTGACGCCGCGCCACATGCAGGCAATCGGTGAAAATCGTGTCTTGCGCCAGACTCAGCGCATGCACATTGCAAATCCCGAACACAGTGCTGCGCTGAATATCCAGCAGACAAAAAGCGGGCGTCGCATCCAGCGCGCCCAGGGCTTCCTTGTACGGCGCGCAGGCATCCAGAATCGAATCGCGGATACACAAGGGCAAGGGGTCTTGCAGACTTTCATCGGCCTGGATTTGAATCGAACCGAGTATGCAATGCTCAATCCGCACTTCGGCGCGCAGCTTGATCAATTCCAGCGAAGGCTCGGCTGGCCGTTTAGCGCTGCAATCCTGCTCCAGCCCCCAGCCTGGAACCAGGGTGCAGTGGCGCAATATCAATTGCGCATTGCAAATCCCGGTTTGCGGCGCCGGCGGCCCATCCAGCGCAGCCTTGACCGCGGCTGCGCTGCTGGTCAGCGCGCTTTCATCCTCTTCCACATCGCTGTCCGGCATACTGGCCGGGTGCGCCGGCGCATGCGCGCCTTCAATTGCCGCCGCGCTGGACGCGCCCAACATGCCAGGCCCGCTCACAGTCAAACTGCAACCTGTCACCAGCAAACCATCCAGCACCAAACGGCTGCCCGCGCCCATCACCACCAGGAAGGAATCCGGCGCATCGGTTTGCCAATCCAGCAAACGCAAGACCGGGCGCATACCCTGCGCCGCGCGCAATTGCAGACTGTTGCCATGCGGCACTTCAAACGCCAGCGGCTCGGTGTACACCGCGTTATCGCACAGCTCCAGCACCGCATCTTGCGGCTTGTCCTGGCGCCAGGCTTGCAGGGCTTCGCTGATGCGTTTATGCGCCTGATCGCGGCCGATTTTATACACGCGCGCCGTCTGCAAAGCGCCATCTTCGCGCATGCGCGGGGCCGGCTCAATCAAGGGCCGCTGGTAAGCGCCGCCGCCCAAGGCATCTGCCAAACCATAGTTGTAATTCACGCGCACGCCTTTGCGCGGCAATTGCGAAGGCGGAAAAACAAAGCGCCCGCGCTCAGGATCGAGCGCAATCTTGCCTTGCGGCGGGGTGTATTTCCAATCCGCCAAATCGGCCACGATGATGGCTTCCGGCGCAATCGGCGTCTTGCCGTCTGAATCATTCCAGCCGGGCGCATAAATCGCCAGGCTCTTGCCCTCGCCGTACAAATCATGCAAGCGGCGCGCCAGCATGCGGCGCGTGATTTGCAGCGGTAAATTGATCTCATCGGCCAGCGCCATCGTATCGCTCTCCGCCTGCGGCTTGATGAAGAGCGGCGCATCCTGTCCCAATACGCTGAAAGTGAAGCAATGCGGGCCGCTTTTTTCATGGCAATACGCGGCGCAGTATTGCACCGGCCAGCTGCGCAGACGCCAGATAAACAAACCCAGCGCAGCCGGCTGGCGCCAGCCTTGCCGCATACCGGAACGCAGATGCGGATCGCGCATGCGCCGCACATCAATCGTATGCGCCAGACTGCCAAACGGGCCGCCTTCCTGCTCCAAAGCTTGCATATTGCGCAAATCCGCCCATTGGGCGCGCTCGGGATGGCTGAAATTCAGATGCTGGTTCCAGCCCAGGGTGGGGTAAAACTCTTGCGCGCGCGCCGGCCAGGAGGCGGCGCGCGCCAATTCTTCCAACAGCGCCAGACTGCCCTTGCGCTGACGCCAGCGCACAGTCTGTCCCAGCTCGCGGCGCGGGGCCAGCGCACGCGTCAGCGCGCCGGCTTGCGCCGCCGGCAGGGCCGCGCTGCCAGACTGCGGCGCCAGGCCCAGCAACTCGCCCAGATAGGGCAAGAGCCAGTCTTCGGCGGTTTCGACAAAATAATTTTGATACAGGCGGCTGATATCGTCTTCCAGCAGATTGACTTGCGCGCCGATCACGCGCAACAGCGCTTGCAGCACATGGCCGTGCTCCGCATCGCGCATGCGGTGAATCGCCGGCAATAGCGCATACAGGCGGTCGATGCGGGGATCTCGTTCAGTAGCGGGAATCATGGTGCGCTCACAAAATCTGGTTGAGAATCAGGGTTTCCGGCAAGCCGGCGGCAAACAGCGCCAGCCAGGCCGGGCTGAGCGGGGCAGCGGGCTGTCCCTCTGCCAGCAGCGCGGCATGCACTGCCTGCGGCAGCACAGCGGGACGCTGGCGGCTGTCAAACCCTTTGCCTTGCTGCGCAATATCGCGCAGACGGCGCGCCAATTCCTGCAGATCGGGCAAGGCGCGGCTGCCATCGCGCTGTGTGATTTTTTCCGGCACGCCGCCGAAATTTTCAATCCGCACCCAGGCCACGCCCGCCACATTTTGCAGCGCCGCCAGCACTTCGCATAACAAAGCCGGCTGGTTCAAATCGCGCGCCGCAAAGCTGAAGGTTTGCAGCAGCGCGGCGCGTGCGCGCGCTTCCACGTCTTCCCATTGATAACCGGCTTGCAAAGCCAGTCCGGCTTGCAGCACCAACACAATCAATTCGCGGATATCCAGATGCAGCGGCAGATCAGGGTCGCCCAGCTCACGCATGGCGCTGCGCAGTGCGCGCAGCAGATCCGCATCCTGGCTCAAAGGCGCATCGCGCGCGCCGGCCAGGGTGAGTTGCAAAACTTCGCGCCGGCCATCGCTGCTTTTGCGCGCCAGCGCCTTGCCGATGCCGGCGAAGCTGCGCGCGAAATTGGCGTAATCGCGCAGCGACACCAGGCGCGTCAAAGCTTGGCTGGCGAGCGGCAGATTGGCGCGCGCCTCATCCCGGCTTTCCGCATCCGCCCCGCCTTCCGCGCGCAGCGGGTTGCGCACCGCCTGCACGCCCAGCGGATGGCTCAGTAAAAGGCTGATTTGTTCTGCCCGCACATTGCCGGCGGCGCCGATGCCCTGGCGGTATTCCGCCTGCACATTTTCCACCCCGCCCGGCAGGCGCGCGCCGTTGACGCCATCGCCAAAACAGATGCGGGTCGCGCCGTCGTCGTCGATCTGCAGCATATACGCCCGGCTGCGCCCATCTTCATGCGCCAGATTCGGCGTCTCACGCCAGGCGATGCGGTTGACCAGCACTTGCAAGCTGCTGTCCACCCCTTGCGCATTGGCTGCCGGGGTAAAGGTCAGCGGCAATTGTTTCAGATTGAATTGCTGCAGGCTGTGCGCGGCATTGCCGCTGCCCAGGGTCTCGCGCCGCGTCTCGCCGTGGGTGGCGCGCGCCACATTGGCATGCAGCACCAGGCTGTCGCGTTTGTAGCGGTAGGCGCAGGGGGTGGCGAACACCAGGGTGGTGTGCAGACTGTCGCCGGGCACAGACGGGTCATAGCTGTGGCGCAATGAAGCGATCATCAACAGTTCCGCCGCGCGCACCCCGCGCACGCCTTGGATATCGGCGCGTTCGCCTTCCAGAATCACCCAGCGGCCCGAGGGCAATTCTTTGTACAGGCCGTCGAGTTCGATTTGATCCGGTTGCGCTGGCGCGGGCACAGCATCGGTGAGCGGGGCGGGCGCCAGTTGCAAGGCTTCCGGCTGCGCCAGAATGCGCGCGCTGCGTACGAAGCCGATGCTGTCCGCACCCTGCACCCCGCCGACATCATTACCGGCTGTTGGCGAAATCGATTTGCGCGGATCCCAGGCTGTGCGATCAAGCTGCAAACGCGTGCACTTTGCACTCACGCCAAACGCGCTGCGATTGCTGAAGCCGACATCGCGCACATAAAACACAGGATTAGAAGGTTCGCCGCGCATCGGCAGCAGCAGCAACGCTTGGCCAGGCTGCAAGTGTTGATTTTCCTGCCCCAGCCACAGCGCATCGCCCACTTCATCTGCGGGCAGACTGTCCCAATCCGTCCAATCTTTTTGCGCTGACAACACGGGAGGATTGCCCGGGCTGTATTTGGGCGGAATCGGCGACTGCGCGCCAAGCATGCTGTGCTCTGCGCGCATCACATACAGCGCTTGCAATGGCGCACTGCTGCGCTCCAGTTGCGCGCCTTGCCAGGCGCGGTAAAAATCAGCCCGCAATCCTGGCGCGATTTCAAACAGCAATTGTGGATGGGTGTCTGCGCCTGCAGCAAAACTGCGTCCCAAATCACGCCGCAATTGCTGACTGTTGCCGGCTTGCGGCACAGGCGCTTGCAATAAACCTTGCAACAACTCGCTGATTTGCAGCGGATGCATCTGCGGCGCCATACGCCACCAATTTTCCAATGCATCGGCAAAGTGCAATAAAGGCTGGCGCAAGGCGGCATCGAATGTGCTCAGGTAGATATCAAACAGATCTTCCACCCAGCGCCCGCGCAAACTCTCATCGCCATCCAGGTCGGCCAGGCAACTATTCGCTTTATTCGCAATTGTGCGCAGCGCCTCGTACTGCATACGCCAGGCATTGCGCATCGCCGTTTGCACATCATTCAGCACCCTTTGTTCGTCTGCACTGAGCGCGTTCCATGCGGGCGCATTTTCTTGCTTGGCCCGCAACAGGCTTTGCACTTGCGGCTGCGCATAAAACTGTTGCAGCGAGCTGACAAAACCGCTATGCCATAGCGGATGCCGGGCCGGCTCTGCGTCCAAAGTAAACTGCAATGCTTGCAGCTCGACCCGGGTGCGGGCATTCGCGTTGTCAGCCTGCACAGCCGCCACGATGCGCAGCGCATATTCAGCGCCAAAATCAAATAATAAATACTGTCCCGGACGCAAATTCAATTGCGCGCCTTGCAGCCACACATGATCCAGACTGAGCACGGTATCCAGCGCAACCCGCTGTGGCCGGCTGCTGCGCGCGCGCAAGGCATTCCACTCGCTGCGCGCCGGCAGGTCTTCGGCGGTTTCAAAGGTCTGCGGCAATTCATCCGGCCCCGGCACGCTTTGCACCCGGCTGCCGCGCGCAATCAGCGCCGGCTCAGTCTGTTCAGGATCAAGCGTGAAGGCCAGATATACGCTGGCGGCGACGCCGGGACGCAGACGGTAGCCGACCAGGCGCGCCATTTCCAGCACTGAGCGGCGTTCCTGCGCGGTGCGCAAAAACGCTTCATTCGCAATCCGCTCCTGGTAAAAACTGAGCACATCCGCCGCGCAGGCCCAGGCGTCCATCAGGGCGATCGCCGGGTCTTCCAGACTTTGCGTGTGCAACCCTTGCAAGGGACGCACATATTGCGGCTGGCCATTGTTTTCCAGGGTCACGCTTTGTTGCGGCGCGCGCGCCAGCATGGCTTGCATAAAACTGGCGTAATCGCCGCAGCGGTAGCGCAGCGCCGGCAAACCGGGCCGGTTGCGCAGCGGCAGCGGGGCTGCCGCCGGCGCGCTGCACGCGCATGGCGTGCTGTGACAGGTGCAGGATGTCATGCGCGGCCTCCACAAAGTATCAGGCGCAATTGCCCGTGTTCAGGAAAATCAGGATCTTGCGCGACTTGCGCAATCTCATCCGGCCCGAGTTGCAACACGCCGCGCGCCAATTCCTGATTCGGCGCGCAATACAAACGCTGCAATTTTGTGACGGTGGCGCAAGCTACGCCGGGCTGCGCCATGGCCAGCGCGGTCAATTGCGAGACATGGATCGCCTGGCCGAAACTGAGGCGGTCGGGATGGAACAGGCCCAGGCTGCCATCGGCCAGCACAGCGCGCCCGAACACCGCTTGCAAAGGGGGCCGCAAATCGGCCTGGCGATAGCCTTCCTGCACACAAATTTCCAGCGCAATATCGAGCGCGACGTAACGCGCCGCCTTGATGCGCAAGTCATGTCCCATGCGGCGGCCACGCAACACACGCTGCTGCACCGCATGCAACAGCGCCGGCGGACAATCTTCACGCCCGCGCGGATCAAGCGCGACTTGCGCCTCATACCAGCTGCCATTCCAGGCCAGGCGCGCGGCGGCGCTCTGCAGCGCAGAATGTTGCTGCGCCAGCGCGGCATAGTCTTGCGCCAGAATCGCCCTTTGCAGCGGACGGCCCGCCAGATCAGCGGCAAACAATTTGGCCGCCTGCATGTCTTCCGCCGCGCTGCCGCCCACTGCCGCTGTCAAATTGCGCGGCCTGAGCGTGACGCCGGACGGGGCTTGCGCGCGATAAATCAAGCGCCGCACACTGTCCACGCCGAGATTGCCGGCCACGCCATTGCCCAGCAGGTATTCGGCTTCAAATTGCAAGCCGGCTTCCGGGCGCCAGCCACATTCGCCATCGCCAAAGCGGAGTTGCGCCCGCCCCTGATTATCAATTTCAACCACGAAATGCAAATCATGCGGCGTGCTGTCGAGCAAATCCAGGCGCGCCTGCCAGCTGCGCCCGAGGCTGTCTTGCAAGCGGATGGCCGGCAAAGCTTGCCGCACATCTTGCGCAAGCCAGGCCGCCGCCGGCGCCGCCAAGGGCAGCGGCGCGCCCCAGCCAAGCGGGGCCGCGTCCAATTGCGGCGTGAAGGCGCCGGCCTGCACGCTGACTTCCCCCGCTTGCGCCACGCAGGCGCAAGCTTGTTCCAGATGCAAAAACGGAACCTGGCCCAGATCCTGGCGCCGCACATGGCCATGCTGCAGCAAAATCAAATTGGCGCGCGCCACGCTCAAATCCTGCAGCCAGGCGCAGGCCGGGGCCGGGCCGATGGCCGACAGCGGCAAACAAAACGGCAAGGCGTCGGCCTCGTCCCACGCCACCTCCAGCAGCGGCAGCGCGCCGCCATCGGCCAGCGGCGTCAAGGGATCGCTGTTTTGCCGCACTTGCGTCAGGCGCACCACATGGCGCAGCCCGGCCGCGCCGCAGGCCATGCCCTGGCGGTCTTGCACTTGCTCCAGGGCGAGGAAATCGCCCACCGCCAGATCCAGGCAGCGCTTGCCATGCTGAT includes:
- a CDS encoding DUF6519 domain-containing protein; its protein translation is MKADFSRDSFDPAKHYSRVLQQQGRVMLDADANEQSQIQQYHLRTLARDLIGAYGAPQAAPGFKLALSISSGGVANSVPDLQISAGRMYVHGLMLENESGNVSYFKQPDYTPPVGDGLSEAWDSQGARAAFLYLDVSERLVTALDDAQIREPALAGIDTCQRSKLVWQVKSALLEMDGNSLQAYIDERSSLQSVAQALRWRTENFEQQMHLSANPQFTLYIPGQPSTDHASWERLVQSSREHLSIVEARLQELPAPCQIALQQLQAATPLGLYPKLMDQEQYDSPCLLAPEAAYRGMENHLYRIEIHQVDKEGKPLFWKWSRDNGSLCVALLGLDSAAAAGPGMYALKVDSSRGFAAGDWVEVLDADQELEGSGGQMLRLVRVEPGVLVAEMAAGLEFDLPAPSQRPRVRRWDQRGSKAEENGGVLKFEDDGKAQDVEDGLQICFNNGTCRAGDYWMIPMRVGQTRITDWPLNADGRIDFAAPHGVRHYYAPLGFARRDGNKWDVSLLNSCYRIFQESSEALRQPPPAPSNQPFPSPSGAPEA
- a CDS encoding DUF4157 domain-containing protein: MFDRTAERAADEAAVRIMQSPASQTTLRPLQPGQSQFGGNAGQALDAGTQSFMQARFGADFSQIRTHTDAAAARRCEALGAQAFTWRNHISFGKHQQPGVNALTAHELAHAVQQGGGGPGLAAQAPALQCKLQFRELDALLQAMLLKRNPRLNFISAWARRQELAQRLNQLNPGLQYDASGNQLRYQLQPGARLDGFDQFMMEQIDRAAVTPLVLIGGHRLSMVDSYQFGLVDLDDLLASDAQGLRFVLLHFLRERAAPLPAQGAAAAEEYAAILGAERLQSIYYNDAHHAGIQQELMYYRQTLLDPSLVELPIAHGRNRARNRFLRIHRSQSFGYRLRFEAHQVRDHAVRGIQSSISFPRTLSRARIKQSLRQMLGEHAPALQQTLLRGAQVPLQEYIQARQAATGLAPIESRQEPNPQPLPDDIGHGEADFQLP
- a CDS encoding RES family NAD+ phosphorylase, which encodes MAALELDLPPAGFANYKHKTVYLPAQRLLRISRFETGEPWFGANACNRFDAPDMPPSYAACYFALSLDVALAETVLHDAIPCDGLFHIAAVELRQRWLFQFEGENLRLADLTGAALKRMGAHAGLGGSADYAVTRQWALGVFQNPAEYDGLLYMSRHVNTGKAVVLFSRAQSKIRVQNMQALFMAPGLAASARRLGLRGA
- a CDS encoding putative baseplate assembly protein yields the protein MTSCTCHSTPCACSAPAAAPLPLRNRPGLPALRYRCGDYASFMQAMLARAPQQSVTLENNGQPQYVRPLQGLHTQSLEDPAIALMDAWACAADVLSFYQERIANEAFLRTAQERRSVLEMARLVGYRLRPGVAASVYLAFTLDPEQTEPALIARGSRVQSVPGPDELPQTFETAEDLPARSEWNALRARSSRPQRVALDTVLSLDHVWLQGAQLNLRPGQYLLFDFGAEYALRIVAAVQADNANARTRVELQALQFTLDAEPARHPLWHSGFVSSLQQFYAQPQVQSLLRAKQENAPAWNALSADEQRVLNDVQTAMRNAWRMQYEALRTIANKANSCLADLDGDESLRGRWVEDLFDIYLSTFDAALRQPLLHFADALENWWRMAPQMHPLQISELLQGLLQAPVPQAGNSQQLRRDLGRSFAAGADTHPQLLFEIAPGLRADFYRAWQGAQLERSSAPLQALYVMRAEHSMLGAQSPIPPKYSPGNPPVLSAQKDWTDWDSLPADEVGDALWLGQENQHLQPGQALLLLPMRGEPSNPVFYVRDVGFSNRSAFGVSAKCTRLQLDRTAWDPRKSISPTAGNDVGGVQGADSIGFVRSARILAQPEALQLAPAPLTDAVPAPAQPDQIELDGLYKELPSGRWVILEGERADIQGVRGVRAAELLMIASLRHSYDPSVPGDSLHTTLVFATPCAYRYKRDSLVLHANVARATHGETRRETLGSGNAAHSLQQFNLKQLPLTFTPAANAQGVDSSLQVLVNRIAWRETPNLAHEDGRSRAYMLQIDDDGATRICFGDGVNGARLPGGVENVQAEYRQGIGAAGNVRAEQISLLLSHPLGVQAVRNPLRAEGGADAESRDEARANLPLASQALTRLVSLRDYANFARSFAGIGKALARKSSDGRREVLQLTLAGARDAPLSQDADLLRALRSAMRELGDPDLPLHLDIRELIVLVLQAGLALQAGYQWEDVEARARAALLQTFSFAARDLNQPALLCEVLAALQNVAGVAWVRIENFGGVPEKITQRDGSRALPDLQELARRLRDIAQQGKGFDSRQRPAVLPQAVHAALLAEGQPAAPLSPAWLALFAAGLPETLILNQIL